The DNA region CGCCGAGCGGGCCGCGTCCGTCACGGGACGCCGCACGGCGCCGAGGGCCCAGTCCTGCTGCTCCCGGGTGGCGGACTCCTTGCCGTGGAGCTCGACCGCGTGCGCGGAGAAGTCGCGGACGAGGACGGAGAACAGTTCGTCGAGCACATCCACGTCCAGGTCCGTCGCACGGGCCTGTTCCAGGATCAGCTGCCCGTGGACCACCAGGGCGAAGAGCTGGCCGACCGACAGGAGCAGATCGAGGTCGCGGCTCTGCTCCTCGTCGGGTGCGGCCGTGCGGACGAAGTCGCACAGGGCGTCCGCCTGTTGCCGGAAGCGGACCACGTTGGGGACACCGGAGTAGGCGTCGAAGGCCGGGCGCCAGTCGTGGAAGCGGACGGAACCCAGACCGCGGGCGGGCCCCTGCCGGAAGAGGAAGGCGTCGTCCGCCGCGTCGAGGCGGGCCGGGACGGGCTCGTAACCGGCCGGGGCCAGCAGGTGGTTGTGGAGGAACTTCAGGATGAGGGCCAGGTTGACGTGGACCGTGCCCTCGAGCTTGGGCAGGCTCCGGATCTCGACGGCCGCCTGGGCGAAGTAGGTGTCCTTCTCGAAGCCCTTGGCGGCGATGACGTCCCACATCAGGTCGATGACCTTCTCGCCCTCCGTGGTCACCTTCATCTTCGTCATCGGGTTGAACAGCAGGTACCTGCGGTCGTCCGGCCCGGCGGAGCGGAAGTAGTCGACGGCGCGGTCGCTGAAGAGCTTCATGCCGACCAGCCGGACGTAGGCGTCGGCCAGTTCCCGGCGTACGTGGGGGAAGGCGGTCACCGGGCGTCCGTAGAGGACACGGTTGTGCGCGTGGGTGACGGCCTCGTACATCGCGTGCTCGCAGATGCCGATCGAGGCGGTACAGAGGTTGAACTTGCCCACGTTGACGGTGTTGAGGGCGGCGTCGAAGGCGGCACGGCCGGTGTGCAGGACGTCGTCGGGACCCACCGGATAGTCGGCCAGGCGGAACTCGCTGACGTACTTGGAGGAGTCCACGACGTTCTTGACCAGGTGGTAGGCCGGGTGGCGGCTGTCGGCGGCGAAGAAGACGTAACCGTCGGGGCCCTCGACGTCGGCGCGGCGGCCGAACACGGAGACCAGGCCGGCGGCGTTGCCGTTGCCGATGTAGTACTTGGATCCGGAGGCCAGGAAGCCGCCGTCGCCGTCCGGCTCCAGCAGCATGTCGGTGGAGTAGATGTCGGCGCCGTGCGCCCGCTCGGACAGACCGAAGGCGAACACCTCACCACGGGCCAGGAGCCCGGCCGCACGGGCGCGGGCGGCCGCGTTGTCGCTCTGCCAGACGGGACCGAGACCGAGGATGGTCACCTGCCAGGCGTACCAGTAGTCGAGGCCGTAGAACCCGAGGATCTCGTTGAGCGCCGCGATGCGGGCGGTGTCCCAGCGCTGGTCCGCGCGTTCGGCGACGGCGGACGGGGTGAGGAAGGTGGCGAACAGCTGTTCCTCGGCGGCGAACGCCAGGAACTCCGCCAGCCAGGCGCGGGAGCGGTAGTCCTCGATCAGCCGGCGCTTGCCCCGGTCCTCGAACCAGTCGACGGTGGCGCGCAGCAGCCTGCGGGTCTCGGGGTCGAAGTGCGCCGGGTCGTAGGTGCGCGGGTTGAACAGCAGCGGGTCGGCCATGGCGGGGCGCCTTCCGGAGATCGGAGTCACGGGTGGGGTGAAGGGCGGGGTGGCGGGTGGAAATTCGGACGGGGGAGGCACTTCAGGCGCCCGGAGCGGGGCGGCCGATCCTGTACAGAGTGGCGAGTACGTCGTCGAGCCACGCGATGGTCATCCGCTCGTACGCGATGCCGCCCCGCAGGACGACGTGCTGGAGCTCCTGTCCGGCGTCGGGCGGGGCGGGGGCGTCAGGACCGGTGAAGTCGCGCCGCTCACCGGCCAGGTAGTGCTCCAGCCGGTCGCTGTGCACCTGGTGGTGGCGTCCGACCTCACGGATCAGCGCGGCCGGGTCGTCGAAGGCCGCTCCCCGGATCTTCACGGCGAGATCGTGCCGGAGGCTTTCGGGTTCGATCGGCTCGTGCAGCCAGGCGGTGAGGACGGCGCGGCCGGGCTCCGCGACGGAGTACTCCTTCTTGTCCGGCCGCCCTTGTTGCGGAACGTCGCGGACGTCGAGGAGGCCGGCCCCTTCCATCCGTTTGAGGACGCGGTAGATCTGCTGGTGGGTGGCGGTCCAGAAGTACCCGATGGACCGCTCGAACCGCCGGGCCAGCTCGTAGCCGGAGCCGGGCCGCTCCAGCAGGGAGACGAGGATCGCGTGGTCGAGGGCCATGGCCCGATCTTGCTATGCAACTCGTTGCATAGCAAGGGGCGGCGGGCGGTTGAGAGACGACTCACACGTGGGGGACGAGGATCTTCGGTGGGAACGGTGCGGCGCGACCGCTTCCGGGCGGCGGGGTTCGACGCGCCATGGCGGTCCGGCGTTCCTGACGTCGAGTCGGCCAGCCGTGGTGAGCGCGGCCGAGGAGCAGGCGAAGGACGTCCACAGGCACGGGCCGGGACCCGGCACCGCACGTTTCCCGCCGAAGCGCGGCGCGACGCGGGGGTCCGTTCCGGGGGTGCGGACTCGACCCCGCCCCCGGAACGGACCCCGCACCCGTGCGTGGCATATCGGCCATCTCATCCGCTCCGGGCGTACGACGGGCAGGACGGGGTACACGGGTGGCACCGCGTGCCATGTCGAGCCGGACCGCCTCCGCATCCCGAGGCGCGACGACCCGTACGCGCGAAGCGGTACCCAGGACCGCCTCTCCACCCCGAGGAGTACGTGCTGTGCCGACCCCGACCCCCAGACCGCAGGACCTACGCGTGGCTCTGGCCCGCTACGCCGGTGCCCGTATCGAGGACGACCGTCTGCCCACCGCCGCCACCGCGCGCGCCGTCGAGGACGCCGCCCACACCCTGTGCGTGCTCACGGGCACCCAGGACGTTCCGCAGGCCATCACCCTCGCCGACTCCCTGCTCGCCCGGTCGGGAAGGCTCCGTCCGGGCCGCCGCACCACGGGCCCCCAGCAGGGGGACAATCTCCAGTCCGCCTGAACCGCCCGGTCGAGACGCCGGGACCGCGCCGGTCCCGGCCTTCCGGCGCTGTCGTCCTTCTGTCCGATCCGGCACGGACGACCTTTACTCTGGGGCCAGTTGATCACCCGTTGACTCGACACACCTGGAGTTCGTGATGACCGGTCCGGAGAACGACGGCACCTCCCTGCGCATCGACACCAGCCGACCGCATCCCGCACGGATGTACGACTGGTTCCTGGGCGGCAAGGACAACTACCCGGTGGACGAGGCGATGGGCCGGCAGATGCTGGCCGTCGAGCCGGGGGTGCCGGTGATGGCGAAGGTGAACCGCGCCTTCATGCAGCGCGCCACCGGCTGGATCGCCGGGCAGGGGATCCGGCAGTTCCTCGACATCGGCACCGGGATACCCACCGAGCCCAACCTGCACCAGGTGGCCCAGCGGACGGCTCCCACCGCCCGGGTCGTCTACTGCGACCACGACCCGATCGTGCTGGCCCACGCTGCCGCTCTGCTGAGCGGAACCGCGGAGGGAAGCGTCGACTACGTCCAGGCGGACGCGCGGGATGTCGACGCCATCCTCGAGCAGGCGGGCAGGACCCTGGACTTCACCCAGCCGGTCGCCCTGTCGATGATCGCGCTGCTGCACTTCGTGAGCGACGAGGACGGGGCCTACGCACTGGTGGACCGGCTGGTCTCCGTGCTGGCGCCGGGCAGTTACCTGGCGATCTCGCACCTCACCGCCGACTTCCACCCGGAAGAAGCCCGCAAGGTCGACGAGATGTACAAGGCGAACACGCTCACGCTCGCCCCGCGCACCCGCGAGCGCTTCGCCGCGTTCTTCGAGGGGCTCGACATCGTCGACCCCGGCATCGTGGCCGCCGAAGACTGGCATCCGGAGCTCGGCGCCCCGGTTCCCGGCCAGGACGACGTCGTCAGCGCGGGGTACGTGGCGGTGGCCCGCAAGGGCTGACCGCCGCCACCGGGGGTGCGGCACGATGGCCGACAAGGCGCTGTTGACCGTGCCCGTGGACGGTGACGATGCTCGGTCGGGTCCGCCGAGTGACTGGAGGTCACACGATGACGACCACGGCCGAGCAGGCACCGCTTCCCTACCCGTTCAACGAGCCGACGGGGCTGGGACTGGCGGAGGCATACCGGGAGGCCCGGGAGCGGCCAGGACTGATACGCGTACGACTGGCCTACGGTGAGCCGGCCTGGCTGGCCACCCGGTACGCCGACGCGCGCCTGGTGCTCGGAGACCGCCGCTTCAGCCGGGCGGAGGCTCTGCGGCACGACGAGCCCCGCCAGTCGGCGGGAAGCCGGGACAGCGGCATCCTGAGTATGGATCCGCCGGGGC from Streptomyces sp. NBC_01754 includes:
- a CDS encoding acyl-CoA dehydrogenase family protein encodes the protein MADPLLFNPRTYDPAHFDPETRRLLRATVDWFEDRGKRRLIEDYRSRAWLAEFLAFAAEEQLFATFLTPSAVAERADQRWDTARIAALNEILGFYGLDYWYAWQVTILGLGPVWQSDNAAARARAAGLLARGEVFAFGLSERAHGADIYSTDMLLEPDGDGGFLASGSKYYIGNGNAAGLVSVFGRRADVEGPDGYVFFAADSRHPAYHLVKNVVDSSKYVSEFRLADYPVGPDDVLHTGRAAFDAALNTVNVGKFNLCTASIGICEHAMYEAVTHAHNRVLYGRPVTAFPHVRRELADAYVRLVGMKLFSDRAVDYFRSAGPDDRRYLLFNPMTKMKVTTEGEKVIDLMWDVIAAKGFEKDTYFAQAAVEIRSLPKLEGTVHVNLALILKFLHNHLLAPAGYEPVPARLDAADDAFLFRQGPARGLGSVRFHDWRPAFDAYSGVPNVVRFRQQADALCDFVRTAAPDEEQSRDLDLLLSVGQLFALVVHGQLILEQARATDLDVDVLDELFSVLVRDFSAHAVELHGKESATREQQDWALGAVRRPVTDAARSARVWERVEALSGAYEMAP
- a CDS encoding PadR family transcriptional regulator; amino-acid sequence: MALDHAILVSLLERPGSGYELARRFERSIGYFWTATHQQIYRVLKRMEGAGLLDVRDVPQQGRPDKKEYSVAEPGRAVLTAWLHEPIEPESLRHDLAVKIRGAAFDDPAALIREVGRHHQVHSDRLEHYLAGERRDFTGPDAPAPPDAGQELQHVVLRGGIAYERMTIAWLDDVLATLYRIGRPAPGA
- a CDS encoding DUF5133 domain-containing protein, with amino-acid sequence MPTPTPRPQDLRVALARYAGARIEDDRLPTAATARAVEDAAHTLCVLTGTQDVPQAITLADSLLARSGRLRPGRRTTGPQQGDNLQSA
- a CDS encoding SAM-dependent methyltransferase, whose product is MTGPENDGTSLRIDTSRPHPARMYDWFLGGKDNYPVDEAMGRQMLAVEPGVPVMAKVNRAFMQRATGWIAGQGIRQFLDIGTGIPTEPNLHQVAQRTAPTARVVYCDHDPIVLAHAAALLSGTAEGSVDYVQADARDVDAILEQAGRTLDFTQPVALSMIALLHFVSDEDGAYALVDRLVSVLAPGSYLAISHLTADFHPEEARKVDEMYKANTLTLAPRTRERFAAFFEGLDIVDPGIVAAEDWHPELGAPVPGQDDVVSAGYVAVARKG